The DNA sequence TTCCGCTGCACGCGCGAATAGAGCGTCTGTTCCTGTCAGCCGGCAGCCGTCGCCAGGCTGGAGCGATAGTCGTCGGCGATCAGATCCTGGCCGGTCGGTCCGGGCGACTGCGGATTGAAGTTCCACGTTGCCGCCGGATTCGTCGACACCGTCGAGACCATGCCGGCAAATCCGGTCGGCGCCGTGGCGAGCGTGGTGCGGTAGGAAACCTCGAGGTACTCCAAACTCGACACGGCGAACGACGGGCTCCGCCAGGATTGCCCGGAGCTCATGTCGAGGTAGCCAGCGGCATTCCACCCCGGTCCCCCGGTGCCCGACAACGTCCATGCGGGTCGGGGATCGACGGTGAAGGTCGTGTCGAGAATCGTCTGGCCGGCGGCCAGACCGGTGCCGAACACGACGGCGGCGACCAGCGTCATGGTACGGGCAGTCATCGGACCTCCGCAGTGGGTGACCGTCAGCATGCCGGCGGCGAGGAGATCGTCAGTCGTGGGCTGCCATGACGCCGTTCGTGCCGCAGCCCCCGAGGGAGAATACCAGCGTCGCAGCCGAGCGATCCACCGCGGGGCGGGCGCCGCTCGGCGGCCGCGACGGCTGAGAGCAAGAGCGGTATATTCCGCGGGCTTCCGCCTTCCCTTCTCCCCGGAGCTCGCCCGATGTCGTCCCCCTGCCTGCAGCTCTCCTGGTCGGCCGTGGCGCTCGCGGTCGTCGTGGCGATGGTCTTACCGACAGGCGCCGTCGGCGCCGCCGAGCGCGGGCAGGAGCCGAAGCTCTTCGAGAAGGAGATCACGATCAAGGCCAAGCTCGGCTACCTCCTCTCGCTCCCTGCCGGCTACGAGGCCGACGCGGCGAAGAAGTGGCCGCTGCTGGTATTCCTCCACGGCGCCGGCGAGTCGGGAAGCGACCTCGACAAGGTCAAGATCCACGGCCCGCCGAAGCTGATCGCCGCCGGCACGTTCGACCATCCGTGCATCGTCGTCTCGCCGCAGTGCCCGGGGCGCGGCTGGAACGCCGACATGGTCGGGGCGCTGGTCGACGAGTTGTGCCGCGAGTACCGCGTCGACGAGGACCGCGTCTATCTCACCGGCCTGTCGATGGGGGGCTTCGGCACCTGGGCGCTGGCGGCGGCGCGGCCGGAGCGGTTCGCGGCGATCGCGCCGATCTGCGGCGGCGGCAATCCCGTCGACGCGATCAAGCTCCGCGGCCTGCCGATCTGGGTGTTTCACGGTGAGAAGGACACGGTCGTCCCGCTTCTCGCCTCGCAGGCGATGGTGACGGCGCTGGAGGCGCTCGGCCAGAAGGACAACGTCAAGTTCACGATCTATCCGGGCGTCGGCCACGATTCGTGGACGGCCACCTACGACGACCCCGAGTTCTACCGCTGGCTGTTCGCCCAGAAGCGCGGCGCGGCAGGGGGCAAGTGACCCGATGCCCCGCACGGTGCCCGCGGCCCCCGATGCCGAAGCCACCCCGGCGCGGATCCTGTCGCTCGACGCCCTCCGCGGCTTCGACATGTTTTGGATCATCGGCGGCGACGCGCTGGCGCAGCGCGTGCTCGGCCGGCTCGGCCCCGGCTGGCCGCAGCGCCTCGCCGGGCAGTTCGAGCATGCCGAGTGGGAGGGATTCCATTTCGAGGATCTGATCTTTCCGCTGTTCCTGTTCCTCGTCGGCTGCGTCCTGCCGTTCTCGCTCGCCAAATACCACGGCCAGCCGGGGGGCGTGGGGTGGCGGATCGTGCGCCGCACGGCGCTGCTGTTCTTCTTCGGCCTCCTCTACAACTCGCTGTTGTCGTTCAAGTTCCCGATCCGCACGCTCGGCGTGCTCCAGCGGATCGGCATCTGCTACGGCCTGGCGGCGGCGGTGTTTCTCGCCACGTCGCGCCGCGGCCGGATCGCCGCGACCGTCGGCCTGCTCGTGGGCTGGTGGGCGTTGCTCGCGCTGGTCCCCGCTCCCGGATCGGTGGCCGGTCCGTTCAGCCCCGAGGGAAACATCTCCGGCTGGGTCGACCGCACGATCCTCCCCGGGAAGATCCTCGAGAAGTACTACGGCTTCGGCGACAACGAAGGGCTCCTGTCCACGCTCGGCGCCCTGGCGACCACGCTCCTGGGCACGCTCGCCGGCGACTGGCTCCGCGCCGGGCCGCCGTCGTATCGCCGCGCCGGTGCCCTGGCCGCGGCGGGCCTGGCCTGCATCGTGGTCGGCTACGCCTGGTCGCCCTGGCTGCCGATCATCAAGAACCTCTGGACCAGTTCGTTCGTGCTCGTGTCGGGGGGCTGGTGCCTGATCCTGGTGGCCCTGTTCCACGCCCTGGTCGACGTCGCCGGCTGGCAGCGGGCACTGTTTTTCTTCACCGCGATCGGGGCCAATGCGATCACGATCTACCTGGCCCAGCGCGTGATCGACTTCGGCAAGATCGCCGACTTCTTCTGCGGCGGCCTCGCCGGCCTGGCGGGCGACTGGAAATCGGTCGTGCTCGGCGCCGGGGTGATCGGCGTGAAGTGGCTGTTGTTGTGGTTTCTCTGGCGGCAGCGGGTGTTTTTGCGGGTCTGACACGGGAGCAGGGATGACGAT is a window from the Planctomycetota bacterium genome containing:
- a CDS encoding alpha/beta fold hydrolase — encoded protein: MVLPTGAVGAAERGQEPKLFEKEITIKAKLGYLLSLPAGYEADAAKKWPLLVFLHGAGESGSDLDKVKIHGPPKLIAAGTFDHPCIVVSPQCPGRGWNADMVGALVDELCREYRVDEDRVYLTGLSMGGFGTWALAAARPERFAAIAPICGGGNPVDAIKLRGLPIWVFHGEKDTVVPLLASQAMVTALEALGQKDNVKFTIYPGVGHDSWTATYDDPEFYRWLFAQKRGAAGGK
- a CDS encoding DUF5009 domain-containing protein: MPRTVPAAPDAEATPARILSLDALRGFDMFWIIGGDALAQRVLGRLGPGWPQRLAGQFEHAEWEGFHFEDLIFPLFLFLVGCVLPFSLAKYHGQPGGVGWRIVRRTALLFFFGLLYNSLLSFKFPIRTLGVLQRIGICYGLAAAVFLATSRRGRIAATVGLLVGWWALLALVPAPGSVAGPFSPEGNISGWVDRTILPGKILEKYYGFGDNEGLLSTLGALATTLLGTLAGDWLRAGPPSYRRAGALAAAGLACIVVGYAWSPWLPIIKNLWTSSFVLVSGGWCLILVALFHALVDVAGWQRALFFFTAIGANAITIYLAQRVIDFGKIADFFCGGLAGLAGDWKSVVLGAGVIGVKWLLLWFLWRQRVFLRV